From one Formosa sediminum genomic stretch:
- a CDS encoding dipeptidase: MKNISTYIENNKDRFLNELIELLKVPSVSADSAYKNDVLKTSEIVKTRLEEAGCDHVEICKTDGHPIVYGEKIIDKSLPTVLVYGHYDVQPADPIELWTSPPFEPVIKTTETHPEGAIFARGACDDKGQMYMHVKALEFMTKNDELPCNVKFMIEGEEEVGSVNLATFVKNNHEKLKNDVILISDTGMIAKDVPSITTGLRGLSYVEIEVTGPNRDLHSGLYGGAVANPINILTKMIASLHDENNHITIPGFYDKVEELSADERAQMAKAPFNLDSYKKALDIDAVYGEAGYSTNERNSIRPTLDVNGIWGGYTGEGAKTVIASKAFAKISMRLVPNQDWKEITELFQNHFESIAPDAVKVKVKPHHGGQGYVTPIDNIGYQAASKAYTDTFGQAPIPQRSGGSIPIVSLFEDELQSKTILMGFGLDSDAIHSPNEHFGIWNYLKGIETIPMFYKHFTALSKK; this comes from the coding sequence ATGAAAAATATCTCGACTTACATCGAAAATAACAAGGATAGATTTTTAAACGAACTTATCGAATTACTTAAAGTACCGTCCGTTAGCGCAGACTCTGCTTACAAAAACGACGTATTAAAAACTTCAGAAATCGTTAAAACACGTCTTGAAGAAGCCGGATGCGATCACGTTGAAATTTGTAAAACCGATGGTCACCCCATTGTTTATGGTGAAAAAATCATAGACAAATCGCTCCCAACCGTGCTTGTTTACGGGCATTACGACGTACAACCTGCCGATCCTATCGAACTTTGGACGTCTCCACCATTCGAACCTGTAATAAAAACTACCGAAACACATCCCGAAGGCGCTATTTTCGCGCGTGGTGCGTGCGACGATAAAGGTCAGATGTACATGCATGTAAAGGCATTAGAATTCATGACCAAAAACGACGAGTTACCATGTAACGTAAAATTTATGATTGAAGGTGAAGAAGAAGTGGGTAGTGTAAACCTAGCAACCTTTGTAAAAAACAATCACGAAAAACTTAAAAACGACGTCATCCTGATATCAGATACAGGAATGATAGCTAAAGATGTGCCTTCAATTACCACTGGATTACGTGGGTTAAGCTATGTAGAAATTGAAGTTACTGGACCAAATCGCGATTTACACTCTGGGCTTTACGGCGGTGCAGTAGCAAACCCAATAAATATTTTAACCAAAATGATTGCTTCGCTTCACGACGAAAACAATCATATTACCATTCCTGGATTTTACGACAAAGTAGAAGAATTGTCTGCAGACGAGCGTGCACAAATGGCTAAGGCACCATTTAATTTAGATAGCTATAAAAAAGCGCTAGATATCGATGCTGTTTACGGCGAAGCTGGATATTCTACTAACGAACGTAACTCTATTCGTCCTACTTTAGACGTAAATGGTATTTGGGGAGGTTACACTGGCGAAGGTGCAAAAACCGTTATCGCAAGTAAAGCGTTTGCAAAAATCTCTATGCGTTTAGTGCCAAATCAGGATTGGAAGGAGATTACAGAATTGTTTCAAAACCATTTTGAAAGTATTGCTCCAGATGCAGTAAAAGTTAAAGTAAAACCTCATCATGGCGGACAAGGATACGTAACGCCTATAGACAATATTGGGTACCAAGCGGCCTCTAAAGCTTATACCGATACGTTTGGGCAAGCGCCAATTCCACAACGAAGCGGCGGAAGTATTCCTATTGTATCGCTTTTCGAAGACGAATTACAAAGCAAAACTATTTTAATGGGATTCGGATTAGACAGCGACGCCATTCACTCGCCAAACGAACATTTCGGAATCTGGAACTACCTAAAAGGCATAGAAACCATCCCAATGTTCTACAAACATTTTACAGCATTGTCTAAAAAATAA
- a CDS encoding XRE family transcriptional regulator, which yields MRLKTSQFIFAREYRGLSQTDVSKKIKGLSQSNLSKFEKGFDVLSESVIESLIALLNFPKNFFYKEINIDIEIAHYRKKSGLSKQIKTALESNNKFLGHLVDKLNEAVDYPEFSLRPLDPEEYSPEDIAKHTRSLLGLNKKEPVVDIFNKIEKSGIVVIEFDDVTEKFDGVSFLSGNGTPVIIINKNFSNDRKRFTLAHELGHILMHITGGFPVPMHRTEKQKEDEANRFASEFLMPELGIKNSLVNLKLYDLATLKKYWRTSKQAIMRRAKDLNCITDNTYRYLMIELSRLGERKVEKTLVDIDCPVIFERAYRLHVDELKYSIEDFCQCFSLPEDAIKKYLNFEDRSKLRVLV from the coding sequence ATGAGACTTAAAACTTCGCAATTTATTTTTGCAAGGGAGTATAGAGGATTAAGTCAAACAGATGTGTCTAAAAAAATTAAAGGTTTATCTCAGTCGAATTTATCGAAATTCGAGAAAGGATTTGATGTCCTTTCAGAATCTGTAATAGAGAGCCTAATAGCTTTATTGAATTTTCCTAAGAATTTTTTTTACAAGGAAATCAATATAGACATTGAAATAGCACATTACAGGAAAAAGTCGGGGTTATCAAAACAAATCAAAACAGCATTAGAGTCAAATAACAAATTTTTAGGCCATTTAGTAGATAAATTAAATGAGGCTGTTGATTATCCTGAATTTTCTTTAAGACCATTAGATCCTGAAGAATATTCTCCTGAAGATATCGCAAAACATACCAGATCTCTTTTAGGTTTAAATAAAAAAGAACCGGTTGTCGATATTTTTAATAAGATCGAAAAAAGTGGAATAGTAGTAATAGAGTTTGATGATGTTACAGAAAAATTTGATGGTGTTTCTTTTTTGTCGGGGAACGGAACTCCAGTTATAATAATAAATAAGAATTTTTCTAACGACAGAAAACGATTCACTTTAGCACATGAGCTTGGGCATATATTGATGCATATTACTGGAGGATTTCCAGTTCCTATGCACCGTACAGAAAAGCAAAAAGAGGATGAAGCTAATAGATTTGCATCTGAGTTTTTAATGCCGGAGTTAGGGATTAAGAATTCCTTAGTGAACTTAAAACTTTATGATCTAGCTACTCTTAAAAAATATTGGAGAACATCTAAGCAAGCAATTATGCGCAGAGCAAAAGATTTAAATTGTATTACAGATAATACTTATAGATATTTAATGATAGAATTAAGTAGGCTAGGAGAGAGAAAGGTCGAAAAAACTTTAGTAGATATAGATTGTCCTGTAATTTTTGAACGGGCTTATAGATTGCACGTTGATGAACTTAAATATTCAATAGAAGATTTTTGTCAATGTTTTAGTTTGCCAGAAGACGCAATTAAAAAGTATTTGAATTTTGAAGATCGGTCTAAGCTTAGAGTTTTAGTGTAG
- a CDS encoding nucleotidyltransferase family protein encodes MNTTHTTLSHISHIISFKTDASFLKADIKNYNWENIVKMGSEHLIIPTIYARLKSKGLLKYLPQDLHDYLKYIYNLNEERNKFLLEEVKLINSWFNANNIEHVFLKGAAMIASNYYELLGERMLGDIDVLVPKELSEKAFQILINKGYTYAKTPTINPKYFEDKHLLRLASKNYIGAVEVHFKLLDKDQAILKPEHVLNNKQFVNHTHLPIPSPKHLITHNVLNFQINDLGSYYNYIGLKNCYDTLVLLPRINDITLTQVLQNRHISNNFNLGHLYFSEIPEPTNTLRIKYNTSIYHLKNKYNSFNFLLYKIHAYLDLLKLLFNRTYFFIKNKDYRRDILNDRSRIKALIKSKL; translated from the coding sequence ATGAACACCACTCATACTACATTATCTCATATATCCCATATTATAAGTTTTAAAACAGACGCGTCTTTTTTAAAAGCAGACATTAAGAACTACAACTGGGAGAATATTGTAAAAATGGGTAGTGAACACCTCATTATTCCAACCATTTACGCTCGTTTAAAGTCTAAAGGTCTCCTCAAGTATCTACCACAAGATTTACACGATTATCTTAAATATATTTACAATCTAAATGAAGAGCGAAACAAATTTTTACTAGAGGAAGTAAAACTTATAAATTCGTGGTTCAACGCTAATAACATTGAACATGTTTTCCTAAAAGGAGCCGCAATGATCGCCTCTAATTATTACGAATTATTAGGAGAACGTATGCTTGGAGATATTGATGTTTTAGTTCCTAAAGAGCTATCTGAAAAAGCATTTCAAATTTTAATAAACAAAGGGTATACTTACGCAAAAACACCGACAATAAACCCCAAATATTTTGAAGACAAACATTTATTAAGGTTAGCTTCTAAAAATTATATTGGAGCTGTAGAAGTACACTTTAAACTCTTAGACAAAGATCAAGCGATATTAAAACCAGAACATGTATTAAATAACAAACAATTTGTTAATCATACACATCTTCCCATTCCTTCTCCAAAACATTTAATAACACATAATGTATTAAATTTTCAGATTAACGACCTTGGTTCATACTATAACTATATTGGACTCAAAAACTGTTACGATACTTTAGTGTTATTACCGCGTATAAATGATATTACACTAACACAAGTACTACAGAATCGTCATATATCAAATAATTTTAATTTAGGTCATTTATATTTTAGTGAAATTCCTGAACCTACAAATACACTTAGAATTAAATACAACACTTCTATTTATCACTTAAAAAATAAATATAATAGCTTTAACTTTTTGCTTTATAAAATACATGCGTATTTAGATTTACTGAAATTACTTTTTAATAGGACTTATTTTTTTATTAAAAATAAAGATTACAGAAGAGATATTTTAAATGATAGGTCCAGAATCAAGGCTCTTATAAAATCTAAATTGTAA
- a CDS encoding phosphoenolpyruvate carboxykinase (ATP): MKANLAPKYIQSAIDFKILWFEKSNQYTIIDNGLFFCIETYIESDNPDECIALYQATFDLTKADAKAIYLDITEFLNDRNTLITQTTGPILKLNYNNRIYSKQYAIGKTSFNVHYQSEELINFIHPQIHHLETTTENKPDFWFDIQVKDNVISLFTNNKFIRSCDSYNFHELQGKFNMELICGLHHKKEHDWIGLFHASTVSNGKNSVMLIGTSGSGKSTLTTVLTQNGYDLIADDTTPILRADFNTYYFPGGISVKPGAFSTLKPFISNFENLPESYLRAHKGGIKYVATPIPHQKHVPCNTIVLINYQTEAKVLLEKIDAKTALEILIPDSWISPQTENAAAFLNWISTVKFLKLTYSKNEDALEVFSTIFIGE, from the coding sequence GTGAAAGCTAACTTAGCTCCTAAATATATACAATCCGCTATCGATTTTAAGATATTATGGTTTGAGAAATCAAACCAATATACAATAATCGATAACGGATTATTCTTTTGTATAGAAACCTATATTGAGTCTGATAATCCTGATGAATGCATAGCCCTTTATCAAGCCACTTTTGATCTCACTAAAGCAGATGCTAAAGCAATATATTTAGATATAACAGAATTCCTTAATGATAGGAATACGCTTATTACACAAACAACTGGTCCGATTTTAAAGTTAAACTATAATAATAGGATTTACTCTAAACAATATGCTATAGGAAAAACAAGTTTTAATGTTCATTATCAATCAGAAGAATTAATTAATTTTATACATCCACAAATACACCATTTAGAAACTACAACTGAAAATAAACCTGATTTTTGGTTTGACATTCAAGTAAAAGACAATGTTATTAGTCTTTTTACTAATAATAAATTTATTAGGTCTTGCGATTCATACAATTTTCACGAGCTTCAAGGCAAATTTAATATGGAATTAATTTGTGGATTGCACCATAAAAAAGAACATGATTGGATTGGGCTTTTTCATGCCTCAACAGTATCTAATGGCAAAAATTCAGTTATGCTTATTGGCACCTCTGGTAGCGGGAAAAGCACATTAACTACGGTCTTAACTCAAAACGGCTATGATTTAATTGCTGATGATACAACTCCTATTTTACGGGCAGATTTTAATACATATTACTTCCCTGGTGGCATATCTGTAAAACCAGGAGCCTTCTCTACATTAAAACCTTTTATTTCCAATTTTGAAAATTTACCCGAGAGCTATTTAAGAGCTCATAAAGGAGGTATAAAATATGTAGCAACACCCATACCCCATCAAAAACATGTGCCATGCAATACCATAGTTTTAATAAATTATCAAACTGAAGCTAAAGTACTCTTAGAAAAAATAGATGCAAAAACTGCTTTAGAAATATTAATACCAGACTCATGGATCTCTCCACAAACTGAGAACGCAGCAGCTTTCCTAAATTGGATTAGTACAGTTAAATTTCTTAAACTAACATACAGTAAAAATGAAGATGCTCTTGAGGTATTTTCAACTATCTTTATAGGCGAATAA
- a CDS encoding T9SS type A sorting domain-containing protein, with the protein MKKIYYLILLCLTISSVCMGQAATVASQNFDGNNDSNWDTNFVEDNTNSSTSWGTYNSLGPISNADPNDLFLGFNNSAPLSSKSRKTIEFSNINVQYFSSLEISFDFQYSLATANDTSAEITIVTVDENGNLDYITDTFLVGANTTSGVVSAPQNFNIDLLTSGGSASTDDIQEIYMEITLISTSASNYLAIDNVELIGEVKSEFDGLIYDEINYGGWKNGNEPDNSTTAENVLIINGSYTFTGRTNVNNLTISSEANVRINYNGRVRVYGNLLVDNNLTITSKSDSYGTLRVDGTATGLATYERFTMMDGINDLVSAPLSGITFGEFASSTGINNDSLYYSQNDNNLKKFGPFVKTAGVGGSYANWHAINDSNEILESGVGYRASTVSGNLLSYTGNVVTENVETDVYFNISTLASQWNLVGNPYPSFITMTPFLNVNQDLFQEDKVAVYAYNGTDWTIYNNNNAVNIAPGQGFYVAVNENIANLGKLEFRSSWMRLNNEDDFIAGRTETNYFLDIALNADDKEKHSNQLYFNENGTNNLDKGYDSSIYGLNESGYTLFTQLVEGNTNYRLAIQTLNQDEVSEGEVSVQLGVIAPEGKKISISIKETNLDSTTKVYLEDTITDEWILLNDSPYTFVTNESLNGVGRFVLHISNEKSLGIEDNIQENQLQIYSGEHSIKLKGQLNKNTHLSVFDVQGRQIHYSTINQTVSEYTIDTVNLSSGIYIIRIDNNGNKISKRVILK; encoded by the coding sequence ATGAAAAAAATTTACTATTTAATCCTACTATGTCTAACAATTTCATCAGTTTGTATGGGACAAGCAGCTACAGTAGCAAGCCAGAACTTTGATGGAAATAATGACTCTAATTGGGATACTAATTTTGTTGAAGATAATACGAATTCTTCAACTAGTTGGGGCACTTATAATAGTTTAGGTCCAATTTCAAATGCAGATCCAAACGATTTATTTCTTGGATTTAATAATTCAGCTCCTTTATCTAGTAAATCTAGAAAAACTATAGAATTTTCAAATATTAATGTCCAATACTTTTCTTCATTAGAAATTTCTTTTGATTTTCAATATAGTTTAGCAACCGCTAACGACACATCTGCCGAAATAACAATTGTAACAGTTGATGAAAATGGCAATTTAGACTATATTACTGACACATTTTTAGTTGGAGCCAATACAACCTCAGGCGTAGTTTCCGCTCCTCAAAACTTTAATATTGACTTACTTACTTCTGGAGGAAGTGCTTCGACAGATGACATACAGGAGATTTATATGGAGATTACATTGATCTCTACATCTGCAAGTAATTATCTAGCGATAGATAATGTAGAATTAATAGGAGAAGTAAAATCAGAATTTGATGGTTTAATTTACGACGAGATTAATTATGGCGGATGGAAAAATGGCAATGAACCAGATAACAGCACAACAGCTGAAAATGTTTTAATTATTAATGGCTCTTACACTTTTACAGGTAGAACTAACGTAAATAACCTGACCATATCTAGCGAAGCTAATGTAAGAATAAATTATAATGGCAGAGTCAGAGTTTACGGTAATTTGCTAGTAGACAATAACTTAACAATCACATCAAAATCTGACAGTTACGGTACTCTTCGTGTAGATGGAACAGCCACAGGTTTAGCTACCTATGAAAGATTCACGATGATGGATGGTATTAATGATTTAGTTTCTGCACCACTTTCAGGAATTACATTTGGTGAATTTGCAAGCTCCACTGGTATAAATAATGACAGTTTATACTATAGTCAAAATGATAATAATTTAAAAAAATTCGGTCCATTTGTTAAAACAGCTGGAGTTGGTGGTTCATACGCAAACTGGCACGCCATAAATGACAGCAATGAAATATTAGAATCTGGAGTAGGATACAGAGCATCTACAGTTAGTGGTAATTTACTTTCCTATACAGGTAATGTAGTTACAGAAAATGTAGAAACAGATGTATATTTTAACATAAGTACCCTAGCTTCTCAATGGAATTTAGTTGGAAATCCATATCCATCCTTCATAACCATGACACCTTTCCTTAATGTTAATCAAGATTTATTTCAGGAAGACAAAGTAGCTGTTTATGCTTACAATGGTACAGATTGGACCATTTATAATAATAACAATGCCGTAAACATAGCTCCAGGTCAAGGCTTTTATGTAGCTGTTAATGAAAATATTGCAAATTTAGGAAAATTAGAATTTCGTAGTAGTTGGATGAGACTTAACAATGAAGATGATTTTATTGCAGGACGAACTGAAACAAACTACTTTTTAGATATAGCATTGAATGCAGACGATAAAGAGAAGCACTCAAACCAATTATATTTCAACGAAAATGGTACAAACAACCTTGATAAAGGATATGATAGTTCTATATACGGACTTAATGAAAGTGGATACACATTGTTCACACAGTTAGTTGAAGGTAATACAAATTATAGATTAGCAATACAAACATTAAATCAAGATGAAGTATCTGAAGGAGAAGTATCAGTTCAATTGGGGGTAATAGCACCTGAAGGAAAGAAAATATCAATTAGTATTAAAGAAACTAATTTAGATTCCACAACCAAAGTATACTTAGAGGATACTATAACTGATGAGTGGATATTGTTAAATGATTCACCTTACACATTTGTCACAAACGAAAGTTTAAATGGAGTAGGACGTTTTGTTTTACATATATCAAATGAAAAGTCACTAGGAATAGAAGACAACATTCAAGAAAACCAATTACAGATTTATTCAGGCGAACACTCTATTAAGCTAAAAGGTCAATTAAATAAAAATACTCATTTAAGTGTATTTGATGTTCAAGGGAGACAAATACATTATTCAACTATAAATCAAACAGTTAGCGAATATACTATTGACACAGTAAATTTAAGCAGTGGTATTTATATAATAAGAATAGACAACAACGGAAACAAAATCTCTAAGCGTGTTATTTTAAAATAA
- a CDS encoding zinc-dependent peptidase, protein MVYVIYFRKPMYVHFYVAKKKLSSQDKQLLSEHFNFYRNLSPKQQLYFDHRVVSFIKDKDFIGRDHLDVTCEMKLLISAHAVILTFGFRDFFIGLIDKIFIYPDAFYSATYHAYHAGEINPMMRVLVISWSDFKHSLDVNDLNTNLGIYEFSQAIHLNCMKERDVSSTIFSDTFKELASMLTHNESLRQKLIQSHFFRGHASTTQFEFLAVILETFIKKPSEFRLEFPNVYAKTKQMLNFDYAGY, encoded by the coding sequence ATGGTATATGTTATTTACTTTAGAAAGCCAATGTATGTACATTTTTATGTAGCTAAAAAGAAATTAAGTAGTCAAGATAAGCAGTTATTAAGCGAGCATTTTAATTTTTATAGAAACTTATCTCCTAAACAACAATTGTATTTTGATCATCGGGTAGTGTCGTTTATAAAAGATAAAGATTTTATAGGGCGAGATCATTTAGATGTTACTTGTGAAATGAAATTATTGATTTCTGCTCATGCGGTGATTCTTACATTTGGTTTTCGAGACTTTTTTATTGGTTTAATAGATAAGATTTTTATTTATCCTGATGCGTTTTATTCTGCAACGTACCATGCTTATCATGCGGGAGAAATAAATCCTATGATGAGAGTATTAGTAATTTCATGGAGCGATTTTAAACATAGTCTAGATGTTAATGATTTAAATACAAATTTAGGTATATATGAATTCTCTCAAGCCATTCATCTAAATTGTATGAAAGAACGTGATGTTAGTTCTACGATTTTTTCAGATACATTTAAAGAATTAGCATCTATGTTAACTCATAATGAATCACTACGTCAAAAACTGATTCAATCTCACTTTTTTAGGGGACATGCATCTACCACTCAATTTGAATTTCTTGCAGTAATTTTAGAAACCTTTATAAAAAAACCATCAGAATTCCGACTTGAATTCCCAAATGTTTATGCAAAAACTAAACAAATGCTAAATTTTGATTACGCAGGTTATTAG
- a CDS encoding ArsR family transcriptional regulator, with translation MLESLITSKTRIRILVKLFLNANNSGYLRGLALEFNESTNSVRKELNQLSSAGYLGKEKERNKVTYKANTNHPLFSSLQNMVRKYVGLDTIVATVLARMGHVSRVIVIGDYAEGLDSGLIDVVVEGKELNTVYINQMAGKIESEIDRKVNFTFTDSYQHDNGFVIYDELIDKS, from the coding sequence ATGTTAGAGTCTTTAATTACTTCAAAAACTAGAATACGTATACTTGTTAAGTTGTTTCTTAATGCAAACAATAGTGGGTACTTACGTGGTTTAGCGTTAGAATTTAATGAGTCTACAAATTCGGTTCGTAAAGAATTAAATCAATTGTCTTCTGCAGGTTATCTAGGAAAAGAAAAAGAGCGTAATAAGGTTACTTACAAAGCTAATACAAACCATCCGTTATTTAGTTCGTTACAAAATATGGTGCGTAAATACGTGGGTTTAGATACTATTGTTGCTACTGTTTTAGCTAGAATGGGGCATGTGTCTAGAGTAATAGTAATTGGAGATTATGCAGAAGGTTTGGATTCTGGATTGATAGATGTTGTTGTGGAGGGAAAGGAGTTAAATACGGTGTATATTAATCAGATGGCAGGTAAAATTGAGTCTGAAATAGATAGAAAAGTTAATTTTACCTTTACTGATTCTTATCAGCATGATAATGGTTTTGTGATATACGACGAATTGATAGACAAGTCATAA
- a CDS encoding nucleotide sugar dehydrogenase, translating to MYSDFVEKVSEKTVAIIGLGYVGLPLAVEFAKQYTTIGFDINANRITELASGEDHTLEVSPEHLKKVLLDRDGLVLGEKGFFPTNDSGCLKTASIFIVTVPTPTDKNNRPVLTPLILASETVGKVLKKGDIVIYESTVYPGVTEDECVPVLEAFSGLTFNLDFFAGYSPERINPGDKEHTVAKILKVTSGSTPEIAEVVDQLYQSVITAGTFKATSIKVAEAAKVIENSQRDINIAFVNELAKIFNLLNINTHDVLEAAGTKWNFLPFKPGLVGGHCIGVDPYYLAQKAQEVGYHSEIILAGRRLNDSMGDYVSKEIVKEMIGQGQCIKGAKALMLGITFKENCPDIRNTKAIDIYKGLNSFHIDVDVFDPWANPQEVKQEFGIDLVNKLEENRYQSVILAVSHKEFLTLEIEKLKAADGIIYDVKGILPNNIVNKRL from the coding sequence ATGTATTCTGATTTTGTGGAAAAAGTTTCTGAAAAAACCGTAGCCATTATAGGTTTAGGTTATGTTGGTCTGCCTTTGGCTGTAGAATTTGCTAAGCAATATACTACTATAGGTTTTGATATTAATGCAAATCGAATCACTGAACTTGCAAGCGGGGAGGATCATACCTTAGAGGTTAGTCCAGAGCATTTAAAAAAGGTGCTACTAGATAGAGATGGATTAGTGTTAGGAGAAAAAGGTTTTTTTCCAACAAATGATTCAGGTTGTTTAAAAACAGCTAGTATATTTATTGTAACGGTACCAACACCTACAGATAAAAATAATAGACCTGTCTTAACACCATTAATACTAGCTTCTGAAACAGTAGGTAAAGTCCTGAAAAAAGGAGATATTGTTATCTATGAGTCTACTGTGTATCCTGGTGTAACAGAAGATGAATGTGTGCCGGTTTTGGAGGCGTTTAGTGGTTTAACCTTTAATTTGGACTTTTTTGCGGGGTATTCCCCAGAGCGTATTAATCCAGGAGATAAAGAGCATACAGTTGCAAAAATATTGAAGGTTACATCTGGTTCTACGCCAGAAATTGCAGAAGTTGTAGATCAATTATATCAATCTGTAATTACTGCTGGTACATTTAAAGCAACGTCTATAAAAGTTGCTGAAGCAGCAAAAGTAATAGAAAACAGTCAGAGAGATATTAATATAGCGTTTGTAAATGAATTGGCTAAAATATTCAATTTATTAAATATTAATACGCATGATGTTTTAGAAGCAGCAGGTACAAAATGGAATTTTCTGCCTTTTAAACCAGGCTTGGTTGGCGGACATTGCATAGGTGTCGATCCGTATTACTTAGCACAGAAAGCTCAAGAAGTAGGTTACCATTCTGAAATTATTTTGGCAGGACGTCGTTTAAACGATAGTATGGGCGATTACGTGTCTAAAGAAATTGTAAAAGAAATGATTGGTCAGGGGCAATGTATAAAAGGGGCTAAAGCTTTAATGCTAGGAATAACTTTTAAAGAAAATTGTCCTGATATAAGAAATACTAAAGCTATTGATATTTACAAAGGACTAAATAGTTTTCATATCGATGTAGATGTGTTCGATCCTTGGGCAAATCCTCAGGAGGTTAAGCAGGAGTTCGGAATAGATTTAGTAAATAAATTAGAAGAAAACAGGTATCAAAGTGTCATACTTGCGGTGTCTCATAAAGAGTTTTTAACTCTTGAAATAGAAAAGTTAAAAGCAGCAGATGGAATTATTTACGATGTTAAAGGTATACTTCCTAATAATATAGTAAATAAACGTTTGTAA
- a CDS encoding SDR family oxidoreductase has product MKNHTVLVTGGAGFIGSNLVEVLLENHVKVICLDNFSTGYMHNIEPYLNNALFTLITGDIRDLNTCKYACNGVDFVLHQAALGSVPRSIEDPITSNDVNVNGFLNMLVAARDAKVKRFVYAASSSTYGNSEALPKVENKIGKPLSPYAITKYVNELYADIFNATYGLNTIGLRYFNVFGRRQDPKGAYAAVIPLFVKQFMEHESPIINGDGSYSRDFTYIDNVLQMNLKAISTSNINALNQVYNTAVGESTTLLELTSYLKTYLSHYDSEIANINIVHGPNRVGDIPHSLASIEKAQQKLDYQPTHTIKQGLEEAVAWYWENI; this is encoded by the coding sequence TTGAAAAACCATACTGTTTTAGTAACAGGTGGTGCGGGGTTTATAGGTTCAAATTTAGTAGAAGTTTTACTAGAAAATCATGTAAAAGTTATTTGTTTAGATAACTTTTCTACAGGCTACATGCATAATATAGAGCCCTATTTAAATAATGCTTTGTTTACTTTAATTACCGGAGATATAAGAGATTTAAATACGTGTAAGTATGCTTGTAATGGAGTGGATTTTGTGTTACATCAAGCTGCATTAGGGTCTGTACCTAGGTCTATTGAAGACCCTATAACATCCAATGATGTAAATGTAAATGGGTTTCTAAATATGTTAGTTGCGGCTAGAGATGCAAAAGTGAAACGTTTTGTGTATGCTGCTAGTAGTTCAACGTACGGCAATTCTGAAGCTTTGCCAAAAGTAGAAAATAAAATTGGTAAACCCTTGTCTCCGTATGCAATTACAAAATATGTAAACGAATTATATGCAGATATATTTAATGCCACTTATGGTTTAAATACTATTGGTTTGCGATATTTTAATGTATTTGGACGGCGTCAGGATCCTAAAGGTGCTTATGCAGCAGTTATTCCTTTGTTTGTAAAGCAATTTATGGAACATGAAAGTCCTATAATTAATGGAGATGGCTCTTATTCTAGAGACTTTACATATATAGATAATGTGTTACAAATGAATTTGAAGGCCATTTCAACTTCAAATATAAATGCATTAAACCAAGTTTATAATACCGCAGTAGGAGAAAGTACAACGCTATTAGAATTAACATCGTATTTAAAAACATATTTGTCTCATTACGATTCAGAAATTGCCAATATAAATATAGTGCATGGGCCTAATCGTGTCGGTGATATTCCACATTCATTAGCAAGTATTGAAAAAGCACAACAAAAATTAGATTACCAACCAACCCATACCATAAAACAAGGACTTGAAGAAGCTGTAGCTTGGTATTGGGAAAATATATAA